TTACACCTCCATCGCCAACGGCGACGCCACCTACATGGCGGTGAACTGGTATCCCCTGCACAACACCATGTACAAGAACGCCGGTGGTGACGATGCGTTCTACCGCGAAGGCCACTACATCAGCGGCGCCGCCCAGGGCTACCTGATCGACAAGAAAACCGCCGAGGAATACGGCATCGACAACCTGGAAGCCTTCAAGGACCCGGAAATCGCCAAGATCTTCGACACCGACGGCGATGGCAAGGCGGACCTGACCGGCTGCCAGGCGGGCTGGGGCTGTGAAGGCGTGATTGAGCACCAGCTGGATGCCTTCGAGCTGCGCGACACCGTGACCCACAAGCAGGGCCAGTACGCGGCGATCATCTCCGACACCATCACCCGTTACGAGAACGGCGACCCGATCTTCTACTACACCTGGACCCCGTACTGGGTTTCCGGCGTGCTGGTGCCGGGCAAGGACGTGGTCTGGCTGGAAGTCCCATACTCCTCCAACCCGAACGGCACCGACACGGAGCTGCCCAACGGCAAGAACTACGGCTTCGAGATCAACAGCGAGCGGATCGTGGCCAACAAGGACTGGGCTGCGGAAAACCCGGCGGCCGCCAAGCTGTTTGAGATCATGAAAGTCTCGGTCAACGACGTCAGCGCGGAGAACATGAAGATCCGTGACGGCGAAGACAGCCAGGACGACATCATGGCCCACACCAAAGCCTGGATCAAAAGCCACCAGGACATTTACAACGGCTGGCTGGAAGAAGCCCGCGCCGCGGCCGAGTAAGGCCCACGCCGGGGCACGCGTCGTGCCCCGGCCGTTTTTCATTGCCCGTTTGACGCCCCGCCAATTGCCCTCCGACAAGCCGCCGGCCATGACAGCCATCAGGCCAAGGCATTATCCTTCTATACTGCCTTTGATTTCACGAATTTCGCTGTTCCTGCTGGTTGATCGACAAGGAGTCTGACTGTGGCCGAATCCCAGGCGCGCAAGCCGGTTTATAAATGGGTGTCCTTCTGGCTGGCCCTCGTGGTGCTGTTGTACCTGCTGGCCGGGTTCATAGGCCTGCCCTGGTGGCTGCAAAAGACCATTCCCGAGCAACTGGCCTCGCAGCTCGGCTGGCAGGGCCAGGTCAGCGACGTGGACTTCAACCCGCTGACCATGACGCTGGACGTGGAGGGCCTGGATGCCGAGGACGGCCAGGGCGAGAAAGTCGTCGCCGCCCAGCACATCCACGTCAACCTGACCGTCTGGCAGCTGGTGACCGGCACCGTGGCGTTCGAGTCCATCCGGCTCGAGTCCCCGTTCGTGCGGGTCGATCTGCTCAAGGACTACGGCGTCAACCTGGCGCGCGACTGGAGCGAGCACCACACCGACACCGCGGCCGAAGAAGCGCCAACCGACGACGCCGGCGAGCCGCCCCGACTCTATTTCGGCGAAATCCAGTTGGTGGACGGCCACATCCGCTTCCGCGACTACAGCCAGGGCCGCGAGGAAACCTTCGACATCACCCCGCTCGACCTGAGCCTGAACGATCTCGCGACCTACAACAGCGAGGGCGATGCCAGCGACTACAACCTGACCGCCGCCATCAACGACCAGCAGATCCAGTGGACCGGCAATATTGGCGTGATGCCGTTTCACTCCAACGGCCGCCTTGAGCTGAACAACATCGCCCATTCCACCCTCTGGCACTTTGCTTCGCCGTACGCCCCGTATCTTGTCAACGAAGGCGAGCTGTCGCTGAGCACGGACTACGCCGTCTCCAGCGCCGGCGAGTTCGCGCTGGTGACCAGCAACGGCGAGCTGCAGATCCGCGACATCAGCACCAGCCTGCCCGACGCCGAAGCACCCTTTGCCACCCTCAAGACCCTCAAGGTCAGCGATATCGGCTTCAACCTGGCCGACCGTTCACTGACGGTCGGCGCCGTGGACCTGGACGGTCTCCAGGGCGACATCCAGCGCGACGCCGACGGCGCCATCAACCTGCTCAAGCCGTTCGCCGGCGCGGACGACGCGACGTCCGAAGCCGAAGCCGCAACAGCCTCCGGCGACACGGACACGACGCCTTTCCGTTGGCGTATCGATCAGGTGCACCTGCAGAACAGCAGCATCCGGTGGCAGGACAACGCCCTGGCCACGCCCGCCAACCTGCAAGCCGGCAACATCGACATCCAGATGGGCCCGCTGACCCAGGCGCTGGAGGAGCCCGTGCCCTATGAGGCCACGATGACCCTCAACGACGGCGGAAGCGTCGAGGCACGAGGCCAGACCACACCGGTGCCGTTCACCCTGGAGACAGTGCTGTCGCTGGACCAGATCGCCCTGGCGCCGTTCCAGCCCTATGTGCAGGAATCCGCCGATGTGGCCTTCGCCGGCGGCACCCTGCGGGCCGAAGGCAACCTCGACCTGGATGCCCAGGACCCGCCGCTGACCGGCACGTTCAGCGGCAACGGCCAGGTTCAGAACCTGGCGCTCACCCGTGCCGGTGACGGCGACCCGCTGCTGAGCTGGTCGTCGCTGCTGCTCAACCCCATCGAATACAATCTGGAGCCGGCGCGGCTGGAGATCGGCACCATCACCCTGACCGGGCCGGACGCCAACATCATTCGCAAGGCGGACGGCAGCACCAACCTCGACGGTCTGATGAAAGGCGATGACGCCCAGGCCGAGCGCAGCGAGCCGGACGCTTCGGGCGACGACGAGCAGGGCTTTATCTTCCGCGTCGGCAGCATCCAGCTGGAAAACGGCCAGTTCGACCTGGCGGACCGCACCGTCGAGCCGGTATTCACCACCCGCATGCGCGAGATGAACGGGCTGATCGAGGGCCTGAGCAACATTTCTCCGCAACAGGGCAGCGTCAAACTCGGCGGCCAGTTGGGGGAACGCGGCCAGGTCGACGTCAGCGGCTCCATCGGCACCCTGGGCCAGGAAGACACCAGCCACCTGGAGCTCAAGCTGGACAACATGGCCATGGCTGAGTTGTCCCCCTACTTCGGCCGTTTTGTGGGCTACGCGGTGGACAGTGGCAAGCTGCGCATGGACCTGAACTACGACATCACCGGTCCGCGCATCAAGGCCGAGAACCGCATCGTTATGGACCAGTTGGCGCTGGGCCAGTCGGTGGACAGCGAGGACGCGGTGCAGGCGCCGGTCAAACTGGGGCTGACCCTGCTCACCGACACCGACGGCATCATCGACATCAACCTGCCCATCGAGGGCAACCTGGAGGATCCGGAATTCCGCGTCGGTCAGGTGGTGATGCGCGCCTTCGTCAACCTGCTGGCCAAGGCCGCGACGTCACCGTTCAGCATGCTGGGTTCGATGGCGGAACTGGCCGGCCTGTCCGGGGACGAGTTGGGGCAGGTGGCGTTCGTTCCGGGTGAAGCCACCCTGGGCGCCGACGAGGACAAGAAGCTGGAAGTGCTGGCCAACGCGCTCAGCGAGCGGCCGGAGCTGCTGCTCAACGTGCGCGGCGCGGTGGACCCGGATCTGGACGGCGTGGCGCTCAAGAGTGAGCGCATGAACCGGCGCCTCAACCTGACCACCGACACCCCGCGCGAGCAGCGGGTCAAGGCGCTGGAGGCGGAGTACGCCAGCGATAACGGCCAGTCGGCGCTCACCGCCCTGCAGCAGGAACACGGCGAGACCGGCGAGGATCGCCACAACAGCCCGGAATGGGTCGCCATCCTCACCCGCGAGCTGACCCAGAGCGTCGAACTGCCGCCGGAAGCCCTGGAGCGACTGGCCAAGGCCCGCGGCACCCTGCTGCAACAGCGCCTGTCCCAGGAATACGGCATTCCCAACGACCAGCTGTTCCTGCAGGCGCCGTCCCAGGACGCCCAAACCGACATGGGCGAGGACGCCATCCGGGTGATCGTGCCCTTCTCCATGGAGGCCCGGTAACGCCGGGGAGTACGCCATGCCGCAACGCCTGAGCCATTTCTTCGCGTACATCGCCCGCTTGCGCTGGATCAAGCGCTGGGGGCTGATGCGCAACGCCATCGAGGAAAACGTGGCCACCCACTCCTGGGAGGTGGCCACCGTGGCCCACGCCCTGGCGCTGATCCGCAACCGCCATTTCGACGGCCATGTCGACGCCGACCTCGTGGCCGCCGCGGCGCTCTATCACGACGCCACCGAGGTGATCACCGGCGACATGCCCACCCCGGTGAAATACCACTCCCCGGTCATGCGCGAAGCCTTCAGCGAGATCGAGCACAAGGCCGAGGACGAACTACTGGACCTGCTGCCGGAGAGCCTGCGGGCCGACTTCGCCACCTACATCAAGGAATCCCGCTGGGACGCGGATGTGAAAACGCTGGTCAAGGCGGCGGACCGTCTGTCCGCCTGGCTCAAGTGCCGGGCCGAGATCAACGCCGGCAACAAGGAATTCGAGCCGGCGGCGGTGCAGATCCTGGAGCGGCTACAGGCGGACAACCTGCCGGAAGTGCAGTATTTCCTGGAGGTGTTCGCGCCCAGCTACAGCCAGCCGCTGGACCATCTGCTGGGAGATTAGCCGCCGCCTGCCGTCCCAGGCGCCCTCGGGACGCCTCGGAAACGACAGTGTCCGCTACATTTCCGGCGCTTCCCGCCCCTGTAGCCGACGCTTCAGCTTCGGTGCAGGCCAGAGGCCTGCCGAGCCCACCCCGGGGCCAACGCCCTCAATCAATCCCCACAATCTTGTGCATCTGCAACGTCAGGCGCCACTTCGGATGGGCCAGGCAGTACTCGGTGGCACGCCGGGTATTGCTCTGCTTGACCGGGTCGGGACCGTCTTCCGGGAGAGTGGGCGAGGCCATCGGCGACAGGAAGAAGTGGTCCGCCTGGATGTGTTCGAAGCGCTCGGGCAGGGCCAAAGGCTGTGGATAAACCAGCTTGAGTTCGTTGCAGCGTTCCAGCACCACCCTGGCGTCGGCCTTGGGACTCATGCACAGCCAGTCGATACCCGCCGGCGCCGGCAGGGTGCCGTTGGTCTCCACGCCCACCTCGAAGCCCCGCGCATGGAACGCGGCGATCAGCGGCTCATCCAGTTGCAGCAGCGGTTCGCCGCCGGTACAGACCACGTAGGGCCGGCCGCTGTCCTGGGGCCAGAGGGCGGCGATGTGGTCGGCCAGCGCGTCGGCGTCGGCAAACTGGCCGCCGTTCTGGCCGTCGGTGCCGACGAAATCGGTATCGCAGAAATTGCAGACGGCCGTGGCCCGGTCCTTCTCGCGGCCGGTCCACAGGTTGCACTTGCTGAACCGGCAGAACACCGCTGCGCGGCCCGCCTGTGCGCCTTCCCCCTGGAGCGTGTAGAAGGCTTCCTTGACCCGGTACATCAGCCCTGCGCCTCGTAGCTCAGTGGATCGGTCAAACCGTGGGCGGCGAAGGCTTCCAGACGCTCAGTGCAGGAGCCGCACTTGCCGCAGGCGGCCTCACGGCCGTTGTAGCAGGTCCAGGTCTGGCCGTAGTCCAGGTCCATCGCCAGGCCCTCAGCCAGGATCTCGCCCTTGTCCAGCGCCATGTAGGGCGCCTCGATACGCACCGGTTCGTAGTTGGCCACGCGGCACACCGCGTCCATCTTCTCCACGAACTCGGGACGGCAGTCGGGGTAGATCGCGTGGTCGCCGCCGTGGGCGCCATACCAGACCGCCTGGGCGCCGACCGACACCGCGTAGCCAGTGGCCAGGGACAGCAGGATCATGTTGCGGTTGGGCACTACGGTGGATTTCATGGAGGCTTCCTCGTAATGCCCTTCGGGCACCGCCACGTCATCGGTCAGGGACGATCCCGACAAAAGTCCGGCCATCGGCGCCATATCGACTATCTTGTGGGGTATACCCAGCTCGCGGCACACCGCGGCGGCGCAGTCGAGTTCCTTCACGTGGCGCTGGCCGTAGTCGAAGGAGAGCGCGTGGACCTCATGGCCCGCCGCCCGGGCACGATGCAGCAGGGTAAAAGAGTCCATGCCTCCGGAATAAATGACCACGACTTTTTCGGACATAGCGGTAAATCCTCATTCAACAAACTGCGGGAATGGACGAATTGTAACAGGGACAATACAGGATGGGTTCGCGTCCTGAGAGCGGGGCGGTTAAACTCATTGAACGAACGGGCCCGGGCCATATCGCTGTGGATGCGCAGCGTTGCCCGGTGACAACAGCAAAACAGATACTGGCAGTATGAACGTTCCCCAGATACCGGCATTCATCGACTTCGAAGCGTCCAGCCTGGACCTGATCGCGAGCTATCCGATCGAGGTGGGCGTGAGTCTGCCGGACGGAACCCTGCACAGCTGGCTGATCGCGCCCCACGTGCTCTGGCAGGACTGGTCGCAAAGCGCCGAGGCCATCCACGGCATCAGCCGCGACACCCTGTGCCAGGAAGGCTACAACGTGCGGGACGTGGCACAGGAGCTCAACGCCCTGCTCGACGACGTTGTCTATTGCGACGCCTGGACGTTCGACAGCTTCTGGCTGCACCGCCTGTTCCGTGCCGCCGGCATCCAGCCCACCTTCCTGCTGGAATCCATCTCTTCGATCCTCGACGCCCAACAGGTACAGCGCTGGTCGGAAGAACGCCAGCAGGTCATCGCGACCCTGGGCCTGCCGGTGCATCGCGCCGCCAACGACGCCCTGATCCTGCAGGAAACCTGGCACCGGGTCGTGGGCGGCAATGTCACCGGCGAACACGTCTACCGCGCAGCCCGCTCCTGAGGCACGACCATCAGGCCCGGCGGGATCCACTCCGCGCGGCCAGCCACTCGATCACATCCCCCGCTGTGTTCAGCGTCCAGAAGGTCACCAGAGCCATCAGCCCGGCACCCACGGCGGTAAAGGCCATATCGGCGCCGACGATGCGGCTTTCCGCCAGGATAAAATAGGCCGCCAGGGCCAGGACCAGGATGGCTTCAACGACGATGTGCGCTTTCAGGTTCAAGCGTGTGGTTGTGTCGTCGGACATGATGATTTCGGTTTCACCTCGCAATTCGGATGTCGTTGGATGAATCAGCCACGGGACGTGACCGATTTTAGTAGGCAACTAATTATCTCGAAGAACGGGCAACGGGGCTGTACGAAAATCCCTGTACGCACTAGCCGAAGCAGGCGGCTGGCGCCGGTAAAAGACGGGCAAAAAAAAAGCACAGCCCGCAGGCTGCGCTTGCAAAAAAGGAGAGATTCATCGTGCCAACCCATCGTAGGTTATGCGGGCAGATGAAATGCACAACGTAAACACGTGACTCAGGAATTATGACGCCTGTACGTTCCTTGATCTGTAGGGGATTGCCGCAAACCACGCCAGAGCCCGGTTCCCGGGTCTTCGGCTGTTCACCGGCAACGCGCCTGTTGCAAAGTTTTCGGCAACGGATAGACTGACAGTGAAAGGCATTCCGGCAGACAGTCCGATGGGTGGATAGCCCGACGGACATTCCGATAAGCAGTTGGATAAACAGCCGGAGTGAATCGGCCCTGACCCGCATCGCAACGGCGACGCATCGGGCCGGCATCGACAGACGAACAAACGCACAGACGAGAGCAACGCTGACGTGATCGCCCACAAACGAGCCCAGTCTGCATAACCGCTGAATTCCCGGTCGGGCGATTCGCGGTGCGAATCTTCCGGCGGCCAGAAAACCCGGAAGCGTCACAGGTTCCGGGTTTTTTTATGGACGGAGCGCAGCAGGCCAGGCTCACAAACGGCGATACACAGCGTTGCCGACGCATTGAAACGAGGATGGGAGTCCGTTTTGACGGCCACCGTACGACAGATTAACCGAAAGACCGCAGGTCCGGTTGCGCACTCGCGCCCGGCGCACCTGCGTTCCCTCGTTATGCGTATCGATTAACGGCTTCCCCCAAACCCGGAAGCCGTTGGGCGACCGGGCAGAGAGTCTCTCTATAAACCCCGGTCACCCTGATCGGGGTTTATTTTTTGCACGCGGACAGAGCAAAAAGGAGAGCACCATGAAAAGACATCACAACCGCCCCGGCCCCCAACACAAGGCGCCCCACAACGGGCCGCTGCGCCGCCCGGACAAGCTGCCGCTGCTCGACGCCATCTGCAAGAAGCTCAACCAACGCGTCAACCTCGACAGCGAGCAGAGTGTGCTGGGCCTGTACGAGCGCGGCTGGATCTTTAACGGCGTCATTGCCACGATGGGCAACGCCGAGGCCCGCTACGTGCGCGCCCTGGCCACCAGACACAATTCCTGGATCGCGCGTCAGGTCGCCTAGCCCGGCGCGCCCACGGGTACTCAGCCGTCAGTGAGGGCGGCTGAGCCCGCGCAGGGCGTCTCCTTCCCCGCCGTGAACCATCACGTAGTTATTGACCACATCCTGGATTTTCTCGACCGAGTAGGGCTTGACCACATAACCGTTGGCGCCGGCACTGATGGCGCGCT
This DNA window, taken from Marinobacter bohaiensis, encodes the following:
- the proX gene encoding glycine betaine/L-proline ABC transporter substrate-binding protein ProX, yielding MTIKQTLTGALLAGGVVMAAQAQEMPGEGVTVQALQSPIAEETFQTMLVNEALRDLGYDVQPIQEVDYSAGYTSIANGDATYMAVNWYPLHNTMYKNAGGDDAFYREGHYISGAAQGYLIDKKTAEEYGIDNLEAFKDPEIAKIFDTDGDGKADLTGCQAGWGCEGVIEHQLDAFELRDTVTHKQGQYAAIISDTITRYENGDPIFYYTWTPYWVSGVLVPGKDVVWLEVPYSSNPNGTDTELPNGKNYGFEINSERIVANKDWAAENPAAAKLFEIMKVSVNDVSAENMKIRDGEDSQDDIMAHTKAWIKSHQDIYNGWLEEARAAAE
- a CDS encoding DUF748 domain-containing protein gives rise to the protein MAESQARKPVYKWVSFWLALVVLLYLLAGFIGLPWWLQKTIPEQLASQLGWQGQVSDVDFNPLTMTLDVEGLDAEDGQGEKVVAAQHIHVNLTVWQLVTGTVAFESIRLESPFVRVDLLKDYGVNLARDWSEHHTDTAAEEAPTDDAGEPPRLYFGEIQLVDGHIRFRDYSQGREETFDITPLDLSLNDLATYNSEGDASDYNLTAAINDQQIQWTGNIGVMPFHSNGRLELNNIAHSTLWHFASPYAPYLVNEGELSLSTDYAVSSAGEFALVTSNGELQIRDISTSLPDAEAPFATLKTLKVSDIGFNLADRSLTVGAVDLDGLQGDIQRDADGAINLLKPFAGADDATSEAEAATASGDTDTTPFRWRIDQVHLQNSSIRWQDNALATPANLQAGNIDIQMGPLTQALEEPVPYEATMTLNDGGSVEARGQTTPVPFTLETVLSLDQIALAPFQPYVQESADVAFAGGTLRAEGNLDLDAQDPPLTGTFSGNGQVQNLALTRAGDGDPLLSWSSLLLNPIEYNLEPARLEIGTITLTGPDANIIRKADGSTNLDGLMKGDDAQAERSEPDASGDDEQGFIFRVGSIQLENGQFDLADRTVEPVFTTRMREMNGLIEGLSNISPQQGSVKLGGQLGERGQVDVSGSIGTLGQEDTSHLELKLDNMAMAELSPYFGRFVGYAVDSGKLRMDLNYDITGPRIKAENRIVMDQLALGQSVDSEDAVQAPVKLGLTLLTDTDGIIDINLPIEGNLEDPEFRVGQVVMRAFVNLLAKAATSPFSMLGSMAELAGLSGDELGQVAFVPGEATLGADEDKKLEVLANALSERPELLLNVRGAVDPDLDGVALKSERMNRRLNLTTDTPREQRVKALEAEYASDNGQSALTALQQEHGETGEDRHNSPEWVAILTRELTQSVELPPEALERLAKARGTLLQQRLSQEYGIPNDQLFLQAPSQDAQTDMGEDAIRVIVPFSMEAR
- the yfbR gene encoding 5'-deoxynucleotidase, whose product is MPQRLSHFFAYIARLRWIKRWGLMRNAIEENVATHSWEVATVAHALALIRNRHFDGHVDADLVAAAALYHDATEVITGDMPTPVKYHSPVMREAFSEIEHKAEDELLDLLPESLRADFATYIKESRWDADVKTLVKAADRLSAWLKCRAEINAGNKEFEPAAVQILERLQADNLPEVQYFLEVFAPSYSQPLDHLLGD
- the queE gene encoding 7-carboxy-7-deazaguanine synthase; amino-acid sequence: MYRVKEAFYTLQGEGAQAGRAAVFCRFSKCNLWTGREKDRATAVCNFCDTDFVGTDGQNGGQFADADALADHIAALWPQDSGRPYVVCTGGEPLLQLDEPLIAAFHARGFEVGVETNGTLPAPAGIDWLCMSPKADARVVLERCNELKLVYPQPLALPERFEHIQADHFFLSPMASPTLPEDGPDPVKQSNTRRATEYCLAHPKWRLTLQMHKIVGID
- the queC gene encoding 7-cyano-7-deazaguanine synthase QueC, giving the protein MSEKVVVIYSGGMDSFTLLHRARAAGHEVHALSFDYGQRHVKELDCAAAVCRELGIPHKIVDMAPMAGLLSGSSLTDDVAVPEGHYEEASMKSTVVPNRNMILLSLATGYAVSVGAQAVWYGAHGGDHAIYPDCRPEFVEKMDAVCRVANYEPVRIEAPYMALDKGEILAEGLAMDLDYGQTWTCYNGREAACGKCGSCTERLEAFAAHGLTDPLSYEAQG
- a CDS encoding 3'-5' exonuclease, encoding MNVPQIPAFIDFEASSLDLIASYPIEVGVSLPDGTLHSWLIAPHVLWQDWSQSAEAIHGISRDTLCQEGYNVRDVAQELNALLDDVVYCDAWTFDSFWLHRLFRAAGIQPTFLLESISSILDAQQVQRWSEERQQVIATLGLPVHRAANDALILQETWHRVVGGNVTGEHVYRAARS